From a single Methanofollis sp. W23 genomic region:
- a CDS encoding energy-coupling factor transporter transmembrane component T produces the protein MHEIFQYRSGTSIFHRMNPLAKITGVAAVVVLAVLTRDPLVLGGMVLAIAALGVCAGLGRVFLGQVPLFVFLGGFLVAVTWLTIPETGLLFGLALALRFCAMVFAFQVLVSTTMPTALVRALRRIGFPADYALMTLVALRFIPHLQNEGKKIYEAQAARGFSPGGGFRGRVRGAVPVLVPLITNALAQAEVIGMTIDLRRLRERL, from the coding sequence ATGCACGAGATCTTTCAGTACAGGAGCGGCACGAGCATCTTCCACCGCATGAACCCGCTCGCGAAGATCACCGGGGTGGCGGCGGTCGTCGTTCTTGCGGTCCTCACCCGTGACCCTCTGGTCCTCGGCGGGATGGTGCTTGCCATCGCCGCGCTCGGGGTCTGTGCGGGCCTGGGGAGGGTGTTCCTCGGACAGGTCCCCCTCTTCGTCTTCCTTGGTGGGTTCCTGGTCGCCGTCACCTGGCTCACCATCCCTGAGACCGGTCTCCTCTTCGGGCTTGCGCTGGCGCTCCGTTTCTGTGCCATGGTCTTTGCCTTCCAGGTCCTGGTCTCCACGACGATGCCGACTGCCCTTGTCCGCGCTCTCAGGAGGATCGGGTTCCCGGCAGACTATGCCCTGATGACGCTGGTCGCCCTGCGGTTCATCCCGCACCTCCAGAATGAGGGGAAGAAGATCTATGAGGCCCAGGCGGCGCGAGGGTTCTCGCCTGGCGGGGGGTTCAGAGGGAGAGTCCGCGGTGCCGTCCCAGTCCTCGTCCCCCTCATCACGAACGCCCTTGCGCAGGCAGAGGTGATCGGGATGACGATCGACCTGCGCAGGTTGCGAGAACGCCTCTGA
- a CDS encoding ABC transporter ATP-binding protein, whose protein sequence is MIQISGLTYTYPGAETPALRGIDLSVRTGEIVLVTGPTGAGKTTLCRAAGGVLAHEYGGTLEGSVRLGGRGIEEYGGMTEIAGVTGIAFDDADAQLIFSTVEEEIRTATADEKRTEEVLEMMGLCHLRDRAPHTLSGGEKQRTVLGTVIAGDQPVFILDEPAAELDPGHAGMVAEILVGLKEKGKAVLIVENTPGPFAAVADRVVRLAGGKVTDLLVEAPGPVATPVQERRRGKTVVRVRGLVHAYEGGFALRGVDLQVRAGECVAITGENGSGKTTLIRHLNGLLGPQQGGVEVCGMDTRRYPVPALARQVGLVFQNPDTMLFAETVEDEVLFGVHNIGAPGPSAAVDAALSAVGLLEKKSLYPRHLSRGERQRLAIACVLAMDPAVIVLDEPTTGLAPDEAGQVMDLLCDLSREGKAVVMVTHDRGLAGRYADRVLRMEDGEIAGDQMSGDEETCTRSFSTGAARASSTA, encoded by the coding sequence ATGATCCAGATCTCGGGCCTCACCTACACCTATCCAGGTGCAGAGACTCCGGCCCTGAGAGGGATCGACCTCTCGGTGAGGACAGGCGAGATCGTGCTCGTCACCGGCCCGACCGGTGCGGGCAAGACCACCCTCTGCAGGGCGGCCGGCGGGGTGCTCGCCCATGAGTACGGCGGCACCCTCGAGGGGTCGGTGAGACTTGGCGGTCGGGGGATTGAGGAGTACGGGGGCATGACCGAGATCGCCGGAGTCACCGGGATCGCCTTCGACGACGCCGACGCCCAGCTCATCTTCTCGACCGTCGAGGAGGAGATCAGGACAGCCACCGCCGATGAGAAGAGGACCGAAGAGGTCCTTGAGATGATGGGGCTCTGCCACCTGAGAGACCGCGCCCCGCACACCCTCTCGGGCGGGGAGAAACAGCGGACCGTCCTTGGCACCGTGATCGCCGGTGACCAGCCAGTCTTCATCCTTGACGAACCGGCGGCCGAACTCGACCCCGGCCATGCCGGCATGGTCGCTGAGATCCTCGTGGGCCTGAAGGAGAAAGGGAAGGCGGTTCTCATCGTGGAGAACACTCCCGGCCCCTTCGCTGCCGTCGCCGATCGGGTCGTCAGGCTTGCAGGGGGAAAGGTCACCGACCTGCTGGTCGAGGCACCAGGGCCGGTGGCGACCCCTGTACAGGAGAGGCGGCGAGGCAAGACGGTGGTCAGGGTCCGCGGACTGGTCCATGCCTATGAGGGAGGGTTTGCCCTCCGCGGCGTCGACCTCCAGGTGCGGGCCGGCGAATGTGTGGCCATCACCGGCGAGAACGGGTCAGGGAAGACCACCCTCATCAGGCACCTCAACGGCCTGCTCGGTCCTCAACAGGGAGGCGTCGAGGTCTGCGGCATGGACACCCGCCGCTATCCGGTCCCGGCTCTTGCGAGGCAGGTGGGGCTCGTGTTTCAGAACCCTGACACCATGCTCTTTGCCGAGACCGTGGAAGACGAGGTGCTCTTTGGGGTACACAACATCGGGGCGCCTGGCCCTTCCGCTGCGGTCGACGCCGCCCTCTCCGCCGTCGGGCTTCTCGAAAAAAAATCTCTCTACCCCCGCCACCTGAGTAGAGGGGAGCGGCAGCGCCTTGCCATCGCCTGCGTCCTTGCCATGGACCCGGCGGTGATCGTCCTCGACGAACCGACCACCGGGCTTGCCCCTGACGAGGCCGGGCAGGTCATGGACCTGCTGTGCGATCTGAGCAGGGAGGGGAAGGCGGTGGTCATGGTCACCCACGACCGCGGACTTGCCGGGCGCTATGCTGATCGGGTTCTCAGGATGGAGGACGGAGAGATCGCCGGCGATCAGATGTCAGGAGATGAGGAAACATGCACGAGATCTTTCAGTACAGGAGCGGCACGAGCATCTTCCACCGCATGA